The following proteins are co-located in the Xanthocytophaga agilis genome:
- a CDS encoding DUF6340 family protein, which yields MNTIVRILILLACIPAWMACRSTNGLTLNVNEPAPIWMPPHLKKVGIIGRTQPSDQTRAIDKVDQVLSIEGTRLDKEGARESIRGLAADLEKNNRFLSVKQLDKPELTGPGMDVFPAPLAWETVAQICQENQLDALFVLEFFDTNSKINYSAIPITINGPLGVKVPAVEHQATMLTSIKTGWRIYDPQNKVIIDQHPMSRQMTSVGKGINPVAAATALLERKEAVKQTSYQIGQVYASSLLPYQIRVWREYYVRGTDSFKVGKRRAQTGNWAGAAELWERETQHPKNKVAGRACYNMAISSEINGNLDQAIEWAGRSYTDYKNRLALRYLNVLKQRKAHVQEIERRQAADSQQ from the coding sequence ATGAATACTATAGTTAGAATCCTTATTTTACTAGCATGTATCCCTGCATGGATGGCTTGCAGATCTACCAATGGACTAACCTTAAATGTAAATGAACCTGCGCCTATTTGGATGCCACCTCATTTGAAGAAAGTAGGTATCATTGGTCGTACTCAACCATCAGACCAAACCAGAGCTATTGATAAGGTGGATCAGGTCTTGTCTATAGAAGGAACCAGACTAGATAAGGAGGGTGCGAGAGAAAGTATTCGTGGATTAGCAGCTGATCTGGAAAAAAATAATCGATTTCTTTCTGTGAAGCAATTGGATAAACCCGAACTCACAGGACCAGGCATGGATGTATTTCCCGCTCCTTTAGCATGGGAAACGGTTGCTCAAATATGCCAGGAAAATCAACTGGATGCACTGTTTGTACTGGAGTTTTTTGATACCAATTCCAAGATCAATTATTCTGCTATACCTATTACCATAAATGGCCCACTGGGAGTAAAAGTCCCTGCTGTTGAACATCAGGCTACTATGCTTACCTCCATAAAAACAGGCTGGCGCATCTATGATCCACAAAATAAAGTGATCATTGACCAGCATCCTATGTCACGGCAAATGACCAGTGTGGGCAAGGGCATTAATCCGGTAGCAGCTGCAACAGCACTGCTGGAGCGAAAAGAAGCTGTGAAACAAACCAGTTACCAGATTGGTCAGGTATATGCCAGTAGTTTACTTCCTTACCAGATCCGGGTATGGCGCGAATATTATGTACGGGGTACTGACTCATTTAAAGTAGGCAAACGCAGAGCACAAACCGGGAACTGGGCAGGAGCAGCAGAACTGTGGGAAAGAGAAACTCAGCATCCCAAAAACAAAGTAGCAGGCAGAGCCTGTTACAACATGGCAATCAGTAGTGAAATCAACGGCAATCTGGATCAGGCAATAGAATGGGCAGGGAGATCCTATACCGACTATAAAAACCGTTTAGCACTACGTTATCTGAATGTACTCAAACAAAGAAAAGCACATGTACAGGAAATAGAACGACGTCAGGCCGCTGATAGCCAGCAATAA
- the arsN2 gene encoding arsenic resistance N-acetyltransferase ArsN2: protein MTFSIRALVSEDLPVVREIYQQGIDTHIATFETQAPDVETLDKKFLPVCRLVAEWDNKVVGWAMLSAVSTRDVYAGVAEVSIYISPIYRGKGIGKALVQQLIKESEQHGFWTLQAGIFAINKSSIALHEKAGFRMVGYREKIGQLHGEWYDTVLLERRSHIVGYASNDSILEIARLETGDFENITQLLTDAHLPIRDLPSGLPHFFKAIPDKDGQIAGMVGLELYGPYALLRSLVVHSTFRNRKTGYQLVQHAQKYASEQGVKGLYLITNTAEGYFERLGYNRVERNVVPKEIQETQQFQGVCPSSATVMYYRL, encoded by the coding sequence ATGACATTTTCTATCCGAGCTCTCGTATCTGAAGATTTGCCTGTTGTTAGGGAAATCTACCAGCAAGGCATTGATACACATATAGCAACTTTTGAAACACAGGCACCTGATGTAGAAACCCTTGATAAGAAGTTTTTACCTGTATGCAGATTAGTAGCTGAGTGGGATAATAAAGTGGTTGGATGGGCAATGCTTTCAGCGGTATCTACACGAGATGTATATGCAGGCGTTGCAGAAGTAAGTATTTATATTAGTCCTATCTATAGAGGAAAAGGAATTGGTAAGGCACTAGTACAACAACTGATTAAAGAAAGTGAACAGCATGGATTCTGGACACTTCAGGCTGGCATATTTGCTATCAATAAATCCAGCATTGCTCTTCACGAAAAAGCAGGTTTCCGTATGGTAGGCTATCGGGAAAAAATCGGACAGTTGCATGGAGAGTGGTATGATACTGTGTTGCTGGAACGAAGAAGCCATATAGTCGGATATGCATCAAATGATAGCATACTAGAAATAGCCCGGCTTGAAACAGGCGATTTTGAAAATATAACTCAGTTGCTTACGGATGCTCATCTTCCAATCCGTGATCTTCCATCTGGATTGCCTCATTTCTTTAAAGCAATTCCTGATAAAGATGGTCAGATCGCCGGAATGGTAGGACTGGAATTATATGGACCCTATGCATTACTTCGTTCACTGGTAGTACATTCAACATTCAGAAATAGGAAGACAGGCTATCAGTTGGTGCAACATGCCCAGAAATATGCGAGTGAACAAGGTGTAAAAGGATTATATCTGATCACCAATACAGCCGAAGGTTATTTTGAAAGACTAGGATATAACCGGGTTGAGAGAAACGTGGTTCCAAAGGAGATTCAGGAAACACAACAGTTTCAAGGTGTGTGCCCCAGTAGTGCTACTGTGATGTATTATCGACTTTAG
- a CDS encoding arsenite methyltransferase gives METLIYNGSSASTSEVLKQLVRDKYTQIADQSKEANETSCCGAGCGCSTIDSAIMAENYQQLEGYVADADLGLGCGLPTEYAHIKEGDTVVDLGSGAGNDAFVARSLVGEKGKVLGIDFTERMIEKARENAEKLGFNNVEFRQGDIEKIPLSANVADVVVSNCVLNLVPNKLKAFAETLRILKPGGHFSVSDIVLEGNLPEGLQKDAEMYAGCVSGAIQKEDYMQLIEIVGFKNVQIQKQRRINIPVEILQQYLSSSELEAYTTGQKGIFSITVYGEKPVPCCEPGSGCC, from the coding sequence ATGGAAACTTTGATTTACAATGGCAGCAGTGCTTCTACATCAGAAGTGTTAAAACAATTGGTTCGGGATAAATATACCCAGATAGCAGATCAGTCGAAAGAAGCCAATGAGACATCCTGTTGTGGAGCGGGATGCGGGTGTTCTACCATCGATAGCGCTATCATGGCTGAGAACTACCAGCAACTGGAAGGATATGTGGCTGATGCTGATTTAGGATTGGGTTGTGGATTACCTACTGAATATGCCCATATTAAAGAAGGAGATACAGTTGTTGATTTAGGAAGTGGAGCTGGAAACGATGCTTTTGTAGCCCGTTCTCTTGTAGGAGAAAAAGGTAAAGTGCTAGGGATTGACTTTACAGAACGTATGATAGAAAAAGCGCGTGAAAATGCTGAAAAGCTAGGCTTCAATAATGTGGAATTTCGTCAGGGTGATATTGAAAAGATACCTCTGTCAGCAAATGTAGCAGATGTAGTGGTGAGCAACTGTGTATTAAATCTGGTTCCCAATAAGTTAAAGGCATTTGCGGAGACACTGAGAATACTCAAACCAGGTGGTCATTTCTCTGTATCAGACATTGTACTGGAAGGAAACCTGCCTGAAGGTCTACAGAAGGATGCCGAAATGTATGCTGGGTGTGTATCCGGTGCAATTCAAAAAGAAGATTATATGCAATTGATTGAGATTGTTGGATTTAAAAACGTACAGATTCAAAAACAAAGACGGATAAATATTCCTGTCGAAATATTGCAGCAATACTTATCTTCTTCTGAATTGGAGGCCTATACAACCGGACAAAAAGGAATCTTTAGCATTACTGTATACGGAGAGAAGCCTGTGCCTTGTTGTGAACCTGGCTCTGGTTGTTGTTAA
- a CDS encoding protein-tyrosine-phosphatase, with product MHSRISVKAEIREFLLFVPMPQLFTSLQLYVDGLIQEFDQIPAERKVLLSNLTHYIQSCINQRKEVALTFICTHNSRRSHLSQIWAQTAAFYYAVPNVSTYSGGTEATAFNPRAVKAIKKAGFQVETEDDADNPVYLVRFATAQTPIKAFSKIYDQGGNPVRHFGAVMTCTHADENCPYIPEATRISLPFDDPKAFDDTPLEEAKYDERTRQIGREIFFAFSLVKVPE from the coding sequence ATGCATTCCCGGATTTCTGTAAAAGCAGAGATTCGGGAATTTTTATTATTTGTACCTATGCCCCAATTATTTACTTCCCTTCAACTGTATGTTGATGGATTAATACAAGAGTTTGATCAGATCCCTGCCGAACGCAAGGTGTTACTCTCAAATCTAACACATTACATACAGTCCTGTATAAATCAGCGGAAAGAAGTAGCACTTACCTTTATCTGTACACACAACTCCCGCAGAAGCCATCTTTCCCAGATATGGGCACAAACAGCAGCCTTTTATTATGCTGTTCCAAATGTAAGCACATATTCCGGAGGGACAGAAGCTACTGCATTTAATCCAAGAGCTGTGAAAGCTATAAAAAAAGCTGGTTTTCAGGTAGAAACAGAGGATGATGCCGATAATCCTGTATATCTGGTTCGGTTTGCCACAGCTCAAACGCCTATAAAGGCATTTTCAAAGATCTATGACCAGGGAGGCAATCCTGTCAGACACTTTGGAGCGGTAATGACCTGTACGCATGCTGATGAAAATTGTCCCTATATTCCGGAAGCTACCCGTATCTCTCTGCCATTTGATGATCCCAAGGCTTTTGATGATACACCTCTTGAAGAGGCTAAGTACGATGAGCGAACACGTCAGATAGGACGGGAAATCTTCTTTGCTTTTAGTCTGGTGAAGGTACCTGAATAA